Sequence from the Rhodohalobacter sp. 614A genome:
ACGTACAATCTTCAGCATTTTGACAACGCGGTTCACATTTACATCATAAACAAGGATATAATACATGGGATTTGTTAAGTTTTTGATTTATTGAGTTGATGAGTTACAGATTTGCCGATTTGTTGAGTTGTTAAATCAAATAATTTACAGATCATTAACTCATCAAATTCCTCACCACCACGCTTTAAACGGCTCATAAGCCTCTGCATCGGTAATATGTTTTACCAGTTTGTAGCATTCCAGACGTATTAGCCTCCGGTACGAAACCTTTCGGTTTAATGTTCGATGCATAATGGTGGTTTGAAGTTTCTCTTCAAAAGCTTTTACAAATGTTTGTCTCCCCTTTTTACTCAAATGGCAAAAATTAAGATCTTCCTCAAAATCCGAATGTTTGATACGGCCCTGGTTCAGACATGTGAAAATCACCCGGTCGGCCAGTAATGGTTTAAATATTTCAGCAAGATCTAAAGCCAGTGAATAACGCCGGTCTCCGGGTTCATGCAAATAAGAGATCAGCGGGGATAATTGAGTCCTGTATATTTCTGTAAGGCAGGTGGTATATACCATGGCATTCCCAAATGAAATTAAGGCATTTACAGCATTATCCGGGGGATTTTTAACCCGTTTTTCAAAGTCATATTTTTCTCCCAAAATGGTAGAGAAAGCAGCGTAATAAGTTTGGCGGATGTTCCCTTCTAACCCCATAAGCTGTTGAATATCTTCTGCAAGGGGAACTTCATTCATGTGTTTTTCGATGCGGGAAATATACATTTCAAGATCCCCTGCCCGTCCGTTATAATATTTCAGATTACGCAGCATGTTATACCCTGCCCCTAAAACCAGTTGCAGCGCCAGCCTCATGCGTTTTACCCGGCTTTTATAGTGATCTACCTGGTTCACCAGCAAAAAACCGCTAAGTAAATATTCCCTGGGATAATAGCTGCCGCTGTAATAGCCGTAATAATTGAACAGGTGAGCAGGAATATTGTTTTTGGCAAGAAAACGTAACAAGCGCGCATTAAAATTTATTTCGCTGAATATCATAAGCGAGTCCACATCATCAACAGGAATCACCCGTTTATTGAGCGAATCAAAATCTTTTTTGAACTTCCCGGCTTCTGTGATAAGTTCCCATTCGTCAAAATCATCCTCTTTATCCCCGCCGGTGGCCTCAAGCAGTTCCT
This genomic interval carries:
- the cas1b gene encoding type I-B CRISPR-associated endonuclease Cas1b — translated: MKRPYYIFTSGKLMRKQNTLFFLPYKKEEELLEATGGDKEDDFDEWELITEAGKFKKDFDSLNKRVIPVDDVDSLMIFSEINFNARLLRFLAKNNIPAHLFNYYGYYSGSYYPREYLLSGFLLVNQVDHYKSRVKRMRLALQLVLGAGYNMLRNLKYYNGRAGDLEMYISRIEKHMNEVPLAEDIQQLMGLEGNIRQTYYAAFSTILGEKYDFEKRVKNPPDNAVNALISFGNAMVYTTCLTEIYRTQLSPLISYLHEPGDRRYSLALDLAEIFKPLLADRVIFTCLNQGRIKHSDFEEDLNFCHLSKKGRQTFVKAFEEKLQTTIMHRTLNRKVSYRRLIRLECYKLVKHITDAEAYEPFKAWW